The DNA window GCCAGTGACACAACTCTCGGGCAGAAATGCATCGAACGTCAATACGCGAGTTTCCTATGCTATTGGTTTATCTGCTCAACTGTGTCCTGTTTTCATCCATCTGCATTCCAGGCATGTCACTCGGGACGGCCTCATGTTTTAGCTTGGCCGCCACCACGATCGTTTATCGTGGAACATAGAGCGCCATGTACTCGGTGGCTTCACGTCGTGAATGTGACAAGATCAAATATCGATAATTGCGAATACCATCGTGAAAAACATGGTGGCATTCGGGGGAAAGAAGGTTGGTTAGCATGGCTAGCTACCAAATAGCACCACGAACAGGTAGCACGAGTCCAGTTAACAGACATTGACTATTGTGTAAACATTTCAAGCTTCAAAGCTTCGGCACTTCTCAGGCCCTTCTAGATTCTTTCCCGTAGGGTCCTGAGACAGTCGTCGTCTCTCCCTCAATGTCTCGCACACATCCGTGGACTCGCGTATTCCTGTATCGCTGGGCAGTGGATGCGGTTAATAAGTGGACGGGTAACATCGTGATGATCAACTCGGCACTTGTCATTGATCGCATCGCTTGGTTCCATTGTCACCCTAGAACAACATGTGTGCGTGTTCTAGAATGCTCTGATGGATATACCCACATCTCTGAGTACCGATACAGAGCTCATCTTCAGTGCCGAAACCTAGCATTGCCTTAACTTGAACGTGAACTGATAGAATGCGATCGTGGATGGCTTCTAGAACTTGGATTTTGTGGATTAACTGCAATGGGGTAGGTTTGCAACATCTTACGATGTTCATTATGCTGGAGCTGGTATGAGTCAGTGCTTCTCCCTCACGTCCAGGGGATATTGAGAGCACCAATCTCGATCCCACAGTAACAATAATGTTAGACGAGCTTAGCATATACTCAAGTTGAGCTTGGGAGACTTCCGATTAGTTATCTCCGACTACCAAATGCAATTGAAAGTCTTGATTGtttttcttctcaaggctcCTGAAGCTCGACAGTTTGAAATCAGGCTCCAATGTGAACTTCTGCTAGACTTGCGCTGCCTGCCTAATACACCGTAGTAATCGGCGATGTTGCAGGCTATTCGTGCCTAGAAATCGTCACAAGAGCCTTATCTGACATAAGATTCGATCAAACAATTAATCAGTTAGAAGACAACGCATCAACAACCCAATTGTGCATAAACGGACTCGTCATCATGGTTTTCATTCTTGTCTAGTCTTTTCTGCGGCACGACACCAGGCGCCGTCCTAACATTACTCCAAGCAATCTACCAAGCAGTaatatcctcaacttcagcttctccaaaTGTGCTCGACTTGGTGATTTGTCCAACACTAGCCTCCTCAGGTGCTCCGCCATCCTTGGACATGATATCAGGCAAAACCTCCTTGAAAAATGAGAGGACGTAGTTGTTGACCTGCTCAAACTGCAACAAAAATGCATCGTGGCCCTCAGGACTCTCGATTCGCTCGAGACGTGCATTAGGTACGTGTTGTGCAATCTCCTCCTGCTCAGCAAAAGTAAAGAGGCCATCGCTCTCAATGCCCAAAACAAGTGTGGGTTGTTGGATCATAGCTAGTGCATCTGCGATGGTGTCTGCTCGGTTGCGTGACACGTCATGCGTGTCCAACTTACGAGTCATGGCAATGTAGCAGTTGCTGTCGAATCGCGTAACGAACTTACGTCCCTGGTATCGTAGATATGACTGGGCAGAGAAATAGTGTGACTGAGGCATCTCTCCTCCAGTCAGGCTACCATTGTTAGGTCCATGGAATTGAGGATCCGCTACGTTGTCGGGAACAGCAGGTGACTCAGCAGTTGATGCTGCATCAGTTGTGCTGTTCTGGCGAGATATGGATGTACGCTTTACAATATGGCCGTCGTTGTGAATATGGAAGTGTGCCTCAGAAGGAGTCGAGGGTCGGGGTCGACCTCCAATGGTTTGGACCTTGGATGGGTCGGGAATGTTGCGTCCGAATCTCGACTCGAAGGAGTTGCGACTTCGATATGTGAGCAGAGCAGACATACGAGCCGCACCCAGGCCAGTGGAGGGGGGATCATCGAAGGCGTAGTATCCATCGTCGTACTTGGGGTCGGCGTAGATGCTCTGTCGTTGAGCCTCACCCCAGCTGATACCCCAAGCGCTGTGTCTGCTTGAGGTCGCGATAGGGACGATACATCGGATATAGTCCTTGCCAAAGTATGCCCACTCAAGCACAAACATACCACCCAGAGAacctccaacaacagcagcaagttGCTTCACGCCTAGGTCatcaaggatgagcttgtgAAGGCTGTCGGTGGTTAGCCACTATTTCTTGTTCAAGCAAACATGAACGCAGTTGTCGAGATTAGGAGTCTGAACTTACTTGACATCATCTCGAATTGTGGTAAGGGGGAATTCAGGTCCATATCGACCCTTGCTTGGATCATTGTCCTTGGCAGTTACTGGGC is part of the Fusarium fujikuroi IMI 58289 draft genome, chromosome FFUJ_chr07 genome and encodes:
- a CDS encoding probable homoserine O-acetyltransferase; the encoded protein is MPAATMAENTTTNGDSRQHYERTQSQPENPFSALIPEQQIAIVPEFTLESGVTLYNLPVAYTTRGKLNEEGNNAMVICHALTGSADVSDWWGPLLGGPGRAFDTSRFFIVCMNSLGSPYGTASPVTAKDNDPSKGRYGPEFPLTTIRDDVNLHKLILDDLGVKQLAAVVGGSLGGMFVLEWAYFGKDYIRCIVPIATSSRHSAWGISWGEAQRQSIYADPKYDDGYYAFDDPPSTGLGAARMSALLTYRSRNSFESRFGRNIPDPSKVQTIGGRPRPSTPSEAHFHIHNDGHIVKRTSISRQNSTTDAASTAESPAVPDNVADPQFHGPNNGSLTGGEMPQSHYFSAQSYLRYQGRKFVTRFDSNCYIAMTRKLDTHDVSRNRADTIADALAMIQQPTLVLGIESDGLFTFAEQEEIAQHVPNARLERIESPEGHDAFLLQFEQVNNYVLSFFKEVLPDIMSKDGGAPEEASVGQITKSSTFGEAEVEDITAW